The genomic segment TGTGCTGCTGTTTTTTTTATGCTCATTTTAACTCCCTGGCTATCTACGCTTTTTTTGTCTGCTCATTTTGAGAGCGCAGCCCTCAAAATTTATAATTTTTTACCCTGTGTATACAGACTATTATGCCCAAACTTCAGAGCTGCTAAACAGACTTCGGCGTAAATTTATGCATAATTTCTGAATTCTCGATTGAGAGTTGGGGGGCAGTCATGCTGTTTGAAATTCAGAGGGGAGGGGGCTGATTTCAGGAAGAGGGTGTGCATAAAAAGAGAATCTCTTTGTAATTTCTGAGCGGTTTGGCTTGCTGAATCCTTAAATATATATTTCAATGGTTTAGACGAAGCCAAGGAGTGAAATGCCATGCAGGAGAATGTCCTGATAGATGTTATTGACGATCTGAAAGCTGTATTAGATCGTTTGGGCCATGATTATTCATTGATCAGGCATCCCGCTGGTGGACTGAAGCGGGTAGGCTCGGTTGACCTGCCTGTCAGCTATCGCCTGTTTCTTGAACATTTTGCGCCGAATGGTGCTGAAATCCGTTTTGCCCAATACCATGCCCTGACCTTTTATCTTCAGGATGAATTGGAGTTGGTGCAGTCGAAAAACTACAGCCAGGATGGCTTTCTGGTGATTGGGCTCTATGATGAACAGCCGCTTTTGCTGAAACTTTCTGATTCAGAAGAGGGGGATGCGGGGGTATTCAAAGCCTCCGGTCGCCAATATTTGCGTATGGCGGGTTCTTTCTTTCAGTTCTTGCGTATGTTTCAACTCAGTTTGGAAATGTTGGGCTCTCTCAGTGATTTTGACGAGGCGGTGCCCGGCTATCAAGAAGAAGAGGAAATGGGCTATCACGACAGCTATGAAGATGTCGGAGCCATGCGATCGCGTGAGGAATTGCTTGAAGAATTCTATAATGAGCTTGAAATGATCGATCCCGATGGCGCTGAAAATTGGGGGTTGGACTAAGTTTCTGTCCCTGCAAAAAATAAAAAACAGGCTTTGGAGTTCTCCAAAACCTGTTTTTTTGTGTCTTTACTGGGGCAGTTCTGGTAGATCCAGAGAGAGATCACTGCCCGTATCGGTGGGCAGGGTATCGGTCATGCCACTGTCCATGGCAGCAGGAGCGGTTACGCTGCTGGCATCGACCACAGGGGCGGGTTCAAATTTGATCACCTGAGCAGAGCGGTAATCGCGGGAGAAATCCGCCACAAACAGGGTACCTTCTTCATCGATGCAGATCGAAACCGCATCGAGCGCACCACTGCCAAAATTGACAATGAATTCACCATTTTTATCAAAGCGTTTGATTTCGCCACCATCCAGAACATAGAGATCGCCATTGCGGGGATCGACGGCCACATCTTTGGGCGCATTGAGGTATTCCTGAATAAAGACAGAGGGTGTGCTGCCTTCGATTTTATAAATTTTGTTCTGTACGGGTACATAGGCATTGCCTGTTTTATCGACAGTGAGATTGCCACTGGCATTGACTCCAGAAACCAGGGTACGGCTGACGCCTGTATCATCAGATTCAGCCACACCGCCGAGACCATAAACATAGGTTTTGTTGCCGCCGCTGGCAATATCCAGAGCACCATCAGAATCGGCTTTGGTCACACTGCCATTGCTGGTATCAATCGTAAAGGTGCCGCTTTTTTCGTCGACGACCAGAATCTGGCCTGCGCTGTTGAGGGTCAGGCCACGGGTGGTGGCATTGAGGGGATGACGCAGCCCCAACCAGGTAGAAGCCATGTTTTTCCAGCCGGAGCCATCGCTGCTGTTCATTTTGATCACGGTGCCTTTTTTAATCAGGCTGCGGGTATCAATCGCGGCGACATAGAGGGTGCCACCTGAAGCGGCAAGGCCGACAGGTTGCCAGAGGTTGAGCAGAGAATCCTGGTCGACTTTAAAGGCGCCAATCTGTTTGTTGGGCAGGGCGGCTTCCAGGGCTTTAGAGCCGATTTCACCCTGCATGCGAATGGGGTTATTTTGAGGAGGAACAGCCCGGTTGGGAACAACCGTGACCTGGGCTTTGGTTTCCAGTTGTCCAAAACGGAAAACCAGGGTTTGTGTGCCAGCGGGAATATTCATCAGGGTAAAAGCGCCCTGACGGCTGGTGGTTTTGATGTCGGGATTGCCTTCGAGAGAAATTTCAACATTGTGCAAGGGCTGGCCACCACTGCTGACCACCTGACCGACAATCGAACCTACCTGACCCAGGGTGACATCGGTCGGCAGGGTATTGTTGCTGAGGGGATCTGCAACCGGAGCTACATTCATCAGATTGGGATCATTCTGTTGGGCATTCATCAGACTGGTAGGGTAATAGGGGACAGGGGGAAGGGTATTGCTGCGGCTGCAAGCGGTCAATGAAGCCGCGAGGGTTAAACCGAGTGCCCAAAATTTAATATTCTTCATGATTGCGTTCCTCTTACTCTCTCATCCGTCATCGTTATAGGATGATTATCCAGCTTTGATTGACCAAACTTGTCAGGGCAAATTAAAATTCAGTTTAAGTCAGTTCAAACTTTTAATTAATTTTTTGCCTTTGGAGCCATTTTTATGAAACATCCCGATCTCTCCGGCCTGCAGGATCAGTTGCAACAGGTCACTCCTTATTTTGAAGCTTTGCGCCAGCAGATCCACCGCGTGATTCTGGGGCAGGAAAACCTGGTAGAGCGCTTGCTGATTGCACTCTTGGGGGATGGGCATATTTTGCTGGAGGGAGTGCCCGGTTTGGCCAAAACGCTTTCGATCAGTACCTTGGCCCAGGCTGTGCATGTGGGGTTTAAACGGATCCAGTTTACCCCCGATCTTTTGCCTGCTGATTTAATTGGCACCCGGATCTACAATCCCCAGAACAACAGTTTTGAGGTCAAACAGGGGCCGATCTTTACCCATTTTCTGCTGGCAGATGAAATTAACCGTGCGCCCGCCAAGGTTCAAAGTGCGCTGCTTGAGGCCATGCAGGAGCGCCAGGTGACCATCGGCCAGGAAACCTATTTCCTGCCTGCCCCCTTTTTGGTGCTCGCCACCCAAAATCCTTTGGAGCAGGAGGGAACCTATCCTTTGCCTGAGGCCCAGTTGGATCGTTTTATGCTCAAAGTTCAGGTCAATTACCCGACGCCAGCGCAGGAGAAGGCGATTATTCTGCAGCAGGTCAATCAGAATGAAAAACTAGAAGTTCAGCCGGTTTTAAAAGCCGAGGATATTGTGGGGGCACGCACCCTGGTCAGACAGATCTATTTGGATCCAGCCATCGCCGATTATATCGTGGATCTGATTTTTGCCACCCGTGAGCCCGAGCGCTACCAATTGGACCTCCAGCATTTGATCCGCTGTGGCGCTTCTCCCCGTGCCTCGATCTATCTTGCGCTCTGTGCCAAGGTGCACGCCTTTTTAAACAAGCGGGCCTTTGTGATTCCTGAAGATGTAAAGGCGATTGGTTTGGATGTTTTACGGCATCGTCTCAGTATTACTTATGAGGCAGAAGCTGAGGAAATTACCTCAGAACAGATCGTGCAGAAGATCTTTGAGAAAATTCAGGTGCCTTAAAGAGTTTGTTCAGGAAACCGAGGCCAAAATCCAAGCTTTTGTAATGAAATACACTGGCGCAGAGATGATTTAATGGTATCCTGATATCGGTCTCTTGATCGAAACCGCACTCAAGTTTGAAGCTATATTTAAGAAAAAAAGATGTTTCAGGTGACCCATGAGAAAGTCTGTTCTTGATTATATCCTCCGGATATACTTGCCTGTAACGCTCCTGATCGTCGTTGTAACTTATACAGTGACTTATTTTGTATCTCGAGATGAGCGTTACCACGTCGGGTATCAACCCACTCAACCCATTAACTATTCCCACGAACTCCATGCAGGGCAGTTGGCAATTGATTGTCAGTATTGTCATACAGGAGCTTCAAAAGGACGCCATGCCAATGTGCCTGCCGTCGAAACCTGTATGAACTGTCATACTGTGGCCCGAACGGATCGTCCTGAGATTAAAAAGCTGACGGCCTTCTATAAGGAAAATAAACCGATCCCCTGGCAGCGAATTCACAAGCTTCCAGAGCATGTTTATTTTAACCACAGCGTGCATGTCAACAAAGGTCTGGCCTGCCAGGAATGCCACGGTCAGATTCAAACCATGCCTGTCGTGGCTCAAGCCAAGCCGTTTATGATGGCTGATTGTTTGGCCTGCCACCGTACTGCGCCCCAGAAATATCCGCATCTGGTCAATTTGACCGGTCTGAAAAAAGGGCCGGAAAACTGTACAGCGTGCCACCGTTAACGGAGATAACCATGGAAGAAAAAAACATTCAAAACGGAAAATCCCCGTCAGGTCTGGGACGTCGTAAGTTTCTGGCCCTGATGGGCAAAACTGCTTTGGGAGCTTGGTTGCTGCAACTCCTGCCTACCGAAGCCTTGGCTTTGCCCCTGCCCTTAAAAAAACGTTCAAATTCTTTGCCGAATAACAGATATGCTGCGCGTATTGCTGTGCATCCGAAGGCAGTGAAGCGAAATAAATGAGGAACTGAGAAATGCAGCAGAATAAACCTACACTGAAATATTGGCAGGCCCTCGAAGAATTACAGGATTCTCCTGAAGTTTTAGAGGCCAAAGGCCATGAATTTAAACAAGGGGTCACCGATGATTTTGACCCCTCTGAAATGGGCGCCGTTTCACGGCGTCGTTTTCTTGCCGCGATGGGCGCTTCCGCAGCGTTTGCCCTGACCAGCTGTAAATCCTACATGGATCACGGCAAGGTGGTTCCCTACAATCACCAGACAGAAGAAGTTATTGTGGGCCGCCCCACATTCTTTGCTTCTGCTGTTCGCACCCGTGATGCCGCCTGTAGCGTTTTGGTACGTACACGGGAAGGGCGCCCTATTAATTTGGCGGGCAACCCTGAAAACCCCTTTAACCAAGGGCATATTAACAGCCAGTTCCTGGCTTCCGTGACCGCGCTTTATGATCCTGAGCGTTTGAGCAAACCCCATAAGCCCGATGGCTCCAAGCTGTCCTGGCAAGAGGCGGATGATGCGATTCGGAAAGCCTTGCAGGGAGACAAGCAGGTCGCCCTGATTGCGCACAGCATTTTATCTCCTGCTTTCAGCCAATTGCTGAAAGATTTTCAGGCGCATTATTCGAATGTAAAGGTTTATACCCACAATACTTTCCATGATGGCATGCGGCAGGCTGCCTGGAAAAAATCTTATGGCCAGGGCGTTTTTCCCGCTTTGCAGTGGGATCAGGCCGATGTTGTTCTGGCCCTGGAGTCTGATTTCCTGGGTGTTGAAGGCGATCTTGAAATGGCAAGACTTTTTGCCGATCGCCGTGACATTATGAACAAAGCCAGCTTTAACCGCTTTTATGTGGCCGAAGGCAATCTGAGCCAGACAGGCATGAATGCAGATTATCGTCTGCGTTTGCGGCCCGATGCCCAGTATTCTCTGGTGATGGGGCTTTTGAATGAACTGGGTTCTTCACTCAGTTCAATGACTTTGGCCTCTGTCGCCAAAGCGCATGGCCTTTCAGAAGCTGTGCTCAAACATTTGGTTGAAGATTTGAAAAATTCCCACGGCAAGGCTTTGGTCTATGCCGGTGATCGTTTGCCGGAGGCTGTCCATATTGCAGTCAATGCCCTGAATGATCATTTGGGGGCGAGTGCACTCTACCGTCAGGAAAGTTCTGTTGCTCAGCTTGAGGGCAGCTCTGTTCAGGATTGGGAAAAGCTCGTTTCAGATATGAAATCTGGAGCCGTGGGGGCTGTTCTGCATTTGGGTTCTAACCCGGTCTTTGAACTGCCCACTGATTTGGGCTATGCAGAGGCTGTTGCGAAGGTTCCCCTGATTGCCACCCTTGGCACTCAGGTCAGTGAAACCACTGCCAAGAGCACGCATGTTTTACCCGTGCACCATGATCTCGAATCTTGGGGTGATTTCAAATCCCGTACCGGCTTGCATCTTTTGCAACAACCTGTGATTCGCCCAATTCATGATTCTCGCCAAGCAGAAGGTCTTTTCCTGGCCTGGCTGAAGGGTGAAAGCTATTCCGAGGATCTGTATCTTCACTATCTTCAAGACTATTGGCAAAAACAGGTTTATACCAAAGTCAAGCCGCTGGCTGATTTTAAAACCTTCTGGAATTCTGCTTTGCATGACGGCTTTGTGCAATATGCCGAGCCTGTTGCAAAGCCTGGTGCATTTAAAGCCTCGGCTTTAAAAGAAGCTCAAGCCCCTGAAACCGGTAAAGATTTTGTCGTCTTGCTGGGCCGCAGCTATGCGGTCGGTGGAGATGGCGAGTTCGCTGGCAATGGCTGGCTGCAAGAAATTCCTCACCCTGTCAGCAAGGTGGTATGGAGTAACTATGCTGCGATTTCTGTGACTGCAGCCAATGAATTGGGAATTAAAACCGATGATTTGGTTCAGGTTCAGGTCGGTAACCGTACCCTTGAACTCCCAGCCCTGGTTCAACCCGGTATGGCGGATAAGGTGATTGCGATTGAGTTGGGCTATGGCCGTTCTGTCGCTGGAATGATTGGCTCCGAGGTGGGTTTCAATGCCCATCAGCTTTTGAGCAAAGCCGATCAAAACAATCCCTGGATTCTGAAAGGCGCTTTGAGCAAAGGCAATGGCAAGAAACATCTTGTTTGCACCCAATTGCACCACGCCTTCGATCTGGAGCGCGAACAGGATCTGCATATCAAACGGGGTATTGTCCATGAGGCCAATTATCCTGAATATGTCAAAGATCCCCACTCTGCAGCGATGCATACCCACCATCTGATCAATGTCACCAAAATGCATACCTATGAGGGTGTGAAATGGGCAATGGCAATTGATGCCAATAAATGTACAGGTTGTGGCACCTGTGTGATGGCTTGTAATGTTGAAAACAACGTTCCCGTAGTCGGGCCTGAGCAGGTAGACAAAGGCCGTGAAATGCATTGGATGCGTTTGGACCGCTATTATTCTGGTACGCCGGAAGAACCGACGGTTTCAATTCAGCCCATGCTTTGTCAGCACTGTGATAACGCGCCCTGTGAAGTGGTTTGCCCGGTCAATGCCACCAATCACAGCCCGGATGGCCTCAATCAGATGGCCTATAACCGTTGTGTAGGCACCCGTTATTGTTCCAATAACTGTCCTTACAAGGTGCGCCGCTTTAATTTCTTTGATTATCGCAATCGCTTTGCCAAGGCCTATTACCGTCAAGAAGTCCACCAACTTCAGCACAATCCAGAAGTGACTGTCCGTTCCCGTGGGGTGATGGAAAAATGTACCTTCTGCGTGCAACGTTTGATGTGGGCTCGCCAGGAAGCCATTCGTGAAAAACGGGCATTGAAAGGCAGCGATGTCACGACTGCCTGTCAGGAAAGTTGCCCGAGCCATGCGATTGTCTTCGGAGATATGAATGATTCAGAGTCTCCCATTATGAAATATCGCAAGCATGTGACTGGTTACCATGTTCTGGAAGAGGTGAATGCCCGCCCGAACGTGACCTATGTCGCAAAACTTAGAAATACACACGACCATAGAAATACACACGCGTAGGAAACCAACCATGCAGGTAGCAAACAGACCGAGTTCAGACGCCATCAATCCCGATGGCACTATCCGGGACTTTTCTGTTGAACCCTCGGTGGTTCGCAAAAGTCCGAGTCTTCATGACATTACTGAGGTGATTTCCCGCCCGATTGAAAGCAAGGCGACCCTGAAGTGGTATATTGCCCTGGCAATTTCCGCTTCCCTGTTGATGCTTGAAATGGTGTGCTGGGGAATCAGCTTTTATTATGGTACAGGCATGTGGGGGAATAATATCCCCGTCGCCTGGGCCTTCCCAATTGTTAACTTCGTTTTCTGGATCGGGATCGGTCACGCCGGAACCTTGATCTCTGCGATTCTATTTTTGTTCAGGCAGAAATGGAGGAACGGGATTGCCCGTTTCGCAGAGGCCATGACGATTTTCGCGGTGATGTGCGCGGGCTTGTTTCCGCTCTTTCACACCGGCCGTCCCTGGTTGCCGCTTTACTTATTCCCTTATCCCAATAAGCATGCGGTTTGGGTAAACTTTCTTTCTCCCTTGGTTTGGGACGTGTTTGCGGTTTCGACCTATTTCACCGTCTCTCTGTTTTTCTGGTATACCGGTCTGGTTCCCGATTTTGCGACCCTGCGGGATCGCACCTTGGGCAAAGACCTGATCAGCAAAATTAAAAAGACCATTTATTCTGTGCTCAGCTTGGGTTGGCGTTTTTCCAACCGCCACTGGCGCCACTATGAACGGGTTTACCTGATTCTGGCAGGCCTTTCAACGCCGCTGGTACTTTCTGTACACACGATCGTAAGTTTCGACTTCGCGGTTTCAGGATTGCCAGGCTGGCATACCACGATCTTCCCCCCCTACTTCGTTGCGGGCGCGATTTTCTCTGGTTTTGCCATGGTGGTTACGGTCTTGGTGTTTATTCGCTATATCTTTGATATGCAGCACCTGATTACCATTGATACCCTGGAGAAGATGAACAAGATTATTCTCTTGACCGGTACCATCGTCGGCTATGCCTACGGGATGGAGTTTTTCATCGCCTGGTACAGTGGCAATCTGATTGAACAGTTCACCTTTATCAACCGAGCCTTTGGTCCTTACTCCTGGGCCTATTGGATCATGATCAGCTGTAACGTTATCAGCCCACAGATGTTCTGGTTCCGTAAGTTGCGCCGTTCTGTGCCTGTAATGTTTATTGCCTCCATCTTCGTGAATATTGGGATGTGGTTTGAACGTTATGTCATTACCGTAACTTCACTGGCCCGTGAGTTTCTGCCTTCCAGCTGGGGTTGGTACAATCCGACACTGGTAGACTTCGGTCTCTTGCTGGGCAGCTTTGGGATGTTCTTTACCTTGACTCTGCTCTTTGTGAAGTTCATGCCCGTTATCTCAATCGCGGAAGTGAAGAGTGTGACGGATGAAGCCAAACCCAGTCACCACGGAGGTGACCACTGATGAGCAAGAAAACTGAGAATACAGTTATGAGCGAACAAAAACAAAACAATAAACTCTTCGCAATGACGGGCTTATTTGATACGCCCGACGAGATTATGCATGCCGCGAGCGAAGCTTCTAAAAAGTATCGCAAGTTTGATGTGCATACTCCCTATCCGGTGCATGGCATGGATGATGCCATGGGCTTGGGTGAGTCACCAATTGGTTGGGTTACCTTGATTATTGGGACCACTTGTATGCTCCTTTTCCTGGGCTTTATTGCCTGGGTTTCTCTGGTCAATTATCCCAATATTTGGGCTGGCAAGCCTTATTTCAACCTGCCGGGTTATATCCCGATTCTGTTTGAAGTAACGGTTTTGACCGGAGCGGTTTCAACCGTTCTGATCCTGTTCTTCATTGTCTCGGGTTTTCCCCGGAACAATCATCCCCTGCATGATACGCCTTATATGCAACGCACCTCTGACGATAAATTTGGTCTTTGTCTTGAAGCCGCAGATGCTGCTTTTGATGAAGCTGAAGCCAAAGGGTTGCTTGAGCAATTAGGTGCCAAGCAGGTTCAGCCTGTTTATTTTGACCCCGTTGAAGAAAAGTCAGGTCTTTCTTTGACCAGCCCTGTTTTTCTCGTGGTCAGCGCTTTTGTGACTGTGGGTATTGCGACCCTGGCCTATTTCGCCCTCAACCGCATGGTGTTTATGCCGCCCTTTACCTTTATGAATCAGCAGGAACGCGTTGTGGCACAAACGCCCAATGGTATTTTTGCTGATGGCCGCTCAATGCAGTTGCCTGTTGAGGGGACTGTCGCCCGTGGATTGATGCCCTATCCATTCAAGTTGGATGACCCCAACCAAGCGCAGGCCATGGCCGGTAAATACATGGCCAACCCCCTGCCTGTTACCGCAGCCGTTTTGCAGACCGGTAAAATGCAATTTGAATCCAAATGCAGTGCCTGTCATGGTTATTATGGCGAAGGTGACAGCCGTTTGCGTGGTTTATTCCCTGCACCGCCTACCCTTCACTCCAAAAAAGTGACAGAGTGGGAAGACGCGAATATTTACCACGTGATTACCAATGGTCAGAATCTGATGCCTTCTTATGCTAAGCAACTGACCCGTGATGAGCGCTGGGCGGTCGTTCACTATGTCCGCGCGCTCCAAAGATCTCTCAAGCCGAAGGAAACTGACGTGCAATGAGTAGTACAACACACGCTATACACTACGAAAAGAAAAACCTTCCGGCCCTGGCCGGGACCATCGGCTGGGGAGTCCTGATCGCTGGTCTTGCTGTGGCTGGTGCCTCTTTTGCCATGGATCCCCTGCGTGCCAAATACAGCAGCATCATGTTGTTTATGTTTCTGGCCGGTGTGGGTGTTTGCTCCCTGTTTATGGTAGCGATTGAATATCTGGCTGGTGCAGTCTGGAGCACTCCCCTGCGCCGTGTCTTTGAAATTCTGGCTTCGACAGTGCTGTTCTTACCACTGTTTGCCCTGCCGATTCTGCCCTTTATGCAGGATCTCTATCTCTGGACCCATGAAACCGATGAAATTCTGGCCCGTAAAGCAGCCTATTTGAATCAGCCTTTTTTCCTGATTCGTCTGGCTTTGATTTTGGGGATCTGGATTCTCTTCTATAAGCTTTATTCCAGTCGTTCGCTGAAACAGGATACGACCGGCGATCAGCAAATGACTCATAAAAATGTCAAAATGTCAGCTTTGTTTATTCCTGTTTTCGGAATTTCAATCACGGCTTTGGCGATTGACTTTTTGATGAGTTTGGAGCCCCATTGGTTTTCAACCATGTTTGGCGTCAATTTCTTTGCTGGCTCCCTGGTGGCAGCTCTGGGCGTGCTCACGATTGCTGTCATTTTGCTCAATGAAAATGGCTATTTGATCAAGGGGATTATCGGTGATCATTATTACAGTCTGGGTTTTGGCATGTTTGCGGGTTGTGTTTTCTGGACCTATACCGCTTTCAGCCAAGGCATGCTGATTTGGTATGCCAACCTGCCTGAAGAAACCCCCTGGTTTCTGCATCGTTGGGAAGGCAGCTGGAAGGTCATTACCATTGCCTTGATTCTTGTGCATTTTATTGGGCCTCTGTTTGGTTTGATTCAACGTAAAAACAAACGCAATCCCCATCGTATGCTTTTCATGGCCGCCTGGGTCATCTTTGCGCATATGCTGGATCTCTACTGGATTGTGGTTCCTGTTTTCCAACCCAAAGGTCCTACCCTGGCGCTGACAGAATTTGGTTTTATCGCCATCGCTGTGGGCTTCCTGATCGTGCTGGTCACCCAGCAGGCCAAAAAGAAAAACCTGGTCGCAATTGGAGATCCCAAGCTGCAACGTGGTTTGGCATTCCGTCTGTAGGAGAAACGAAATATGAAACTTTTGAAATCTCAACTGACACGCAAATTGCCTGCGGCTGTGATGGCCTGCATCGCGATACTTGGCGCTGCTCATCTGAGTAGTGGCCAAGCCTTGGCCGATGCGGCCCTCTTGAAACAGGTTCAATCTTCGGATGCCCAGGTTAAAAAGGGGCAGGAATTGTTTCTGAAAAACAATTGCAATTCCTGTCATGGGGATCAAGGCAAAGGCGATGGCTTGGCCGCAGCCGCCCTGAATCCCAAACCCCGTAATTTTCACGCCAACGCCAACTGGAAGAATGGCACTTCTTTTGCAGGTTTGTATAAAACCCTGGAAGAAGGCCTTGCCGGAAGTCCAATGTCGTCCTATGCGCATATTCCCGCAGGGGATCGCGTGGCGATTATTCACTTTATTCGCAGTTTGAACAAAAGCATTTATTCAGATTTGTCTGAAACAGAAGTGAATAAGCTGGATCAAGACTTTGGGCTGGCGAAAGCTTTGGCTTCCAGTGGTAAAAGCAAGGTGATTCCTGTGGCGGTGGCCATGGAAAAACTGGTTGCTGAAGCTGCCGGTGAACGCGCAGCGGTAGAAAAAGCCATGAATCAGATCAAGGGACAATCTGCCTCCTCTGGTGCCAAGCTTTTTCAATTGGCTGTTTATGATCCTGAGCGCGCTCTGACGCTCTTAAAACACTCCCGCCATTGGAAAGTCAATGTGCAAGAGTTTTCTAAGGTCGCGTTGGCTGATGCTTCTCACAATGGTTTTAAAAGCCGGGTTGCCAGTTTTTCACAGCAACAATGGCAGGAATTGTTTGATTATCTGAAGAAACTCCTGTGATCAGGATGCCGGACTCTGACTGCTTTTAACGGTATGCTATAATTCAGTTACCGTTTTAACTGATGACTGTATGTAAATACTTTTTATCGGTGGAATTATGAAGCAGGGCCCTCAGAGTCCGGTTCCTTTACGGAAGTTCGCTTCAAAAAAAATATGATTTGCTGAATGAGTGAGGAAAGAACGTGGTACGAGCGGCTGGAGTTACAGATGTAGGAAAAGTTCGTCAAATTAACCAGGATAGCTTTGAAATTCTGGAAGATCAGCATATCTATATTGTCGCAGATGGCATGGGCGGGCACGCCGCTGGTGATCAAGCCAGTCGGATTGCCGTGAAAACCATCAATGAAATTTTGTCTGCCTATGATTTTTCGACAGAAGCCCTGGATGCAGAAGAAAACAGCCCTTTGGCAATTGAAGAACTTATTCGCTATGCCCTGCAGGAAGCCAATGAGCAGATTCTTTTGGCTTCACTCAGCAATCAGCATCTCCAAGGTATGGGCACCACCGCGATTGTCGCGATTGCCTATAATGGCAGTGTGTTTATTGGCCATGTAGGCGACAGCCGAACCTATTTAATACGCAATCAACAGCTTTCACAATTGACAGAAGACCATTCTGTTGTTCAACAATTGGTGCGAGCTGGCGCGATTTCTGAAGAAGAAGCCGCTGTTCATCCTTATAAAAACGTCATTACCCGTTGCTTGGGAATGCAGGCCAATGTTGAGCCTGATACCATGGAGCTTGTTTTACAACCGGGCGATCGCATTTTGATGTGTTCGGATGGTCTTTCCAATATGGTCACCAATGCAACGATGCAAGAAGTTGTTCTGGCCAATGAAGATCCGCTTCCCGCCTGTGAAAAACTGATTGCCCTTGCCAATGAAAATGGTGGGACAGATAATATCACTGTTCTGCTCTTGTATAATGACTGATTGAATTAAGATGCGGATCGAAAAATTGAACCAGAAGTCTTATTGTAAATGACAAATAGCAGTCTGATTCTCGGCAAATACGAGATCATTGAAGAAATTGGCCGTGGCGGTATGGGTGTCGTCTACAAGGCCAAAGATGTTCGGATTGATCGTATTGTTGCGATTAAAGAATTATTGATTAATCCGGCCCTGGTCAAAGCGGCAGAGGAAATTATTGCCCGTTTTCACCGTGAGGCCCAGACTGCTGGCGGCCTCCAGCACCCCAATATTGTTACTATTCATGATTTTGGCGAAGACAATGGCAAGCACTATATTGCCATGGAATTTATTGAGGGCAAGAACCTCAAGGAATATATGGAAGATGGTCATTCCTTTTCCCAAGACCAGCTTTACGATATTCTGATTCAGATTTGTGAAGGTCTTCAGCACGCCCATGAACGCAAGGTCGTTCACCGCGATATCAAGCCCGATAATATTTCGATTACTTCGAAGGGCGTTGTAAAAATTACCGATTTCGGGATTGCCCGTATGTCGACCAGCAATCCCATGATGCAAATGACCCAGGATGGAACCATGTTGGGTACCTTGGGGTATATCTCCCCTGAACAACTGCAAAATTCCAGCGCTGTCGATCACCGGGCCGACCTCTTCTCTTTCGGCGCGATGATGTATGAACTCTATACCAGTAAATTGCCCTTTGATGGCGGCAATTTAGGTGCAACCATTCTTAAAATCGTTTCAGAAG from the bacterium (Candidatus Blackallbacteria) CG13_big_fil_rev_8_21_14_2_50_49_14 genome contains:
- a CDS encoding ATPase, which codes for MKHPDLSGLQDQLQQVTPYFEALRQQIHRVILGQENLVERLLIALLGDGHILLEGVPGLAKTLSISTLAQAVHVGFKRIQFTPDLLPADLIGTRIYNPQNNSFEVKQGPIFTHFLLADEINRAPAKVQSALLEAMQERQVTIGQETYFLPAPFLVLATQNPLEQEGTYPLPEAQLDRFMLKVQVNYPTPAQEKAIILQQVNQNEKLEVQPVLKAEDIVGARTLVRQIYLDPAIADYIVDLIFATREPERYQLDLQHLIRCGASPRASIYLALCAKVHAFLNKRAFVIPEDVKAIGLDVLRHRLSITYEAEAEEITSEQIVQKIFEKIQVP
- a CDS encoding cytochrome C, coding for MRKSVLDYILRIYLPVTLLIVVVTYTVTYFVSRDERYHVGYQPTQPINYSHELHAGQLAIDCQYCHTGASKGRHANVPAVETCMNCHTVARTDRPEIKKLTAFYKENKPIPWQRIHKLPEHVYFNHSVHVNKGLACQECHGQIQTMPVVAQAKPFMMADCLACHRTAPQKYPHLVNLTGLKKGPENCTACHR
- a CDS encoding molybdopterin oxidoreductase, which produces MQQNKPTLKYWQALEELQDSPEVLEAKGHEFKQGVTDDFDPSEMGAVSRRRFLAAMGASAAFALTSCKSYMDHGKVVPYNHQTEEVIVGRPTFFASAVRTRDAACSVLVRTREGRPINLAGNPENPFNQGHINSQFLASVTALYDPERLSKPHKPDGSKLSWQEADDAIRKALQGDKQVALIAHSILSPAFSQLLKDFQAHYSNVKVYTHNTFHDGMRQAAWKKSYGQGVFPALQWDQADVVLALESDFLGVEGDLEMARLFADRRDIMNKASFNRFYVAEGNLSQTGMNADYRLRLRPDAQYSLVMGLLNELGSSLSSMTLASVAKAHGLSEAVLKHLVEDLKNSHGKALVYAGDRLPEAVHIAVNALNDHLGASALYRQESSVAQLEGSSVQDWEKLVSDMKSGAVGAVLHLGSNPVFELPTDLGYAEAVAKVPLIATLGTQVSETTAKSTHVLPVHHDLESWGDFKSRTGLHLLQQPVIRPIHDSRQAEGLFLAWLKGESYSEDLYLHYLQDYWQKQVYTKVKPLADFKTFWNSALHDGFVQYAEPVAKPGAFKASALKEAQAPETGKDFVVLLGRSYAVGGDGEFAGNGWLQEIPHPVSKVVWSNYAAISVTAANELGIKTDDLVQVQVGNRTLELPALVQPGMADKVIAIELGYGRSVAGMIGSEVGFNAHQLLSKADQNNPWILKGALSKGNGKKHLVCTQLHHAFDLEREQDLHIKRGIVHEANYPEYVKDPHSAAMHTHHLINVTKMHTYEGVKWAMAIDANKCTGCGTCVMACNVENNVPVVGPEQVDKGREMHWMRLDRYYSGTPEEPTVSIQPMLCQHCDNAPCEVVCPVNATNHSPDGLNQMAYNRCVGTRYCSNNCPYKVRRFNFFDYRNRFAKAYYRQEVHQLQHNPEVTVRSRGVMEKCTFCVQRLMWARQEAIREKRALKGSDVTTACQESCPSHAIVFGDMNDSESPIMKYRKHVTGYHVLEEVNARPNVTYVAKLRNTHDHRNTHA
- a CDS encoding hydrogenase, with amino-acid sequence MQVANRPSSDAINPDGTIRDFSVEPSVVRKSPSLHDITEVISRPIESKATLKWYIALAISASLLMLEMVCWGISFYYGTGMWGNNIPVAWAFPIVNFVFWIGIGHAGTLISAILFLFRQKWRNGIARFAEAMTIFAVMCAGLFPLFHTGRPWLPLYLFPYPNKHAVWVNFLSPLVWDVFAVSTYFTVSLFFWYTGLVPDFATLRDRTLGKDLISKIKKTIYSVLSLGWRFSNRHWRHYERVYLILAGLSTPLVLSVHTIVSFDFAVSGLPGWHTTIFPPYFVAGAIFSGFAMVVTVLVFIRYIFDMQHLITIDTLEKMNKIILLTGTIVGYAYGMEFFIAWYSGNLIEQFTFINRAFGPYSWAYWIMISCNVISPQMFWFRKLRRSVPVMFIASIFVNIGMWFERYVITVTSLAREFLPSSWGWYNPTLVDFGLLLGSFGMFFTLTLLFVKFMPVISIAEVKSVTDEAKPSHHGGDH